The Limanda limanda chromosome 13, fLimLim1.1, whole genome shotgun sequence genome has a window encoding:
- the LOC133017711 gene encoding uncharacterized oxidoreductase ZK1290.5-like: protein MSFAEGWTGPTVKLSNGVRMPILGVGTSQVGGFSQDATLFALRDCGIRLVDTSKYNDCEVQLAEAIRDSGLPRSNLWLTNKLWPLDYGYETAKTAFQKSCSQMGVEYFDLYMLHWPGSMQPGRSNRKLRAEAWRSLEELYEEGLCRSIGVSNFMIHHLDQLKEDCAIVPHLNQVEYHPFQQPNELIEYCQHEGIAFQGYCPLAKGQVLSSPTIIQVAQKYRRTPAQICIRWSVQNGVITIPKSTKKEHVAENYQVLDFQLDEEDMLVINKMHDGRHVSWDPRDVE, encoded by the exons ATGTCTTTTGCAGAAGGTTGGACTGGTCCCACGGTGAAACTTTCGAATGGGGTCCGAATGCCAATACTTGGAGTCG GCACATCTCAAGTTGGAGGATTCTCTCAAGATGCTACTCTGTTTGCGCTGCGTGATTGTGGCATACGCCTCGTTGACACATCAAAGTACAATGATTGTGAGGTGCAGCTGGCCGAGGCCATCCGAGATAGTGGGTTGCCCCGAAGTAATCTGTGGCTCACCAACAAGCTCTGGCCATTGGACTATGGATATGAAACTGCTAAAACGGCCTTTCAGAAATCCTGCTCTCAGATGGGGGTAGAGTATTTTG ACCTCTACATGTTGCACTGGCCAGGTTCGATGCAGCCTGGTCGCTCGAACAGAAAACTAAGAGCTGAGGCATGGAGATCTTTGGAAGAGCTTTATGAAGAAG GATTGTGTCGCTCTATCGGGGTTAGCAACTTTATGATTCACCATTTGGACCAATTAAAGGAGGACTGCGCTATCGTGCCACATCTTAACCAG GTGGAGTATCATCCTTTCCAGCAGCCCAACGAGCTTATCGAGTACTGTCAACACGAGGGCATCGCATTTCAGGGCTACTGCCCACTGGCTAAGGGTCAAGTCCTGAGCAGTCCCACCATTATCCAGGTGGCCCAAAAGTACAGACGCACACCTGCTCAGATCTGCATCCGCTGGAGTGTTCAG AACGGAGTCATTACAATACCAAAGTCAACCAAAAAGGAACATGTGGCTGAAAACTATCAG GTGCTTGATTTCCAGCTGGATGAGGAAGACATGTTGGTTATAAACAAGATGCATGATGGGAGACATGTGTCCTGGGATCCAAGAGATGTGGAGTAA
- the LOC133017710 gene encoding uncharacterized oxidoreductase ZK1290.5-like, whose protein sequence is MASVLGCPTVPLANGLQIPIFGLGTSHDGGYSHDAIVYALTECGVRHLDTAKRYGCEEMLGKSIRDSGLARSDLWLTNKLWPGDYGYQDTKKACMDSCSRMGVEYFDLYLMHWPGAKKPFSSNREMRADTWRAMEELYKEGVCRAIGVSNFMVHHLEQLKEDCSEIPHVNQVEYHPYQQTNRVKEYCHEEGIVFEGYSPLAKGQVFSDPTVLQIAEKYRRTPAQICVRWSIQNGVVTIPKSTKKKRIQENCQVFDFQLEEGDMAAMGRLHDGRHVSWNPTNVE, encoded by the exons ATGGCGTCAGTGCTGGGATGTCCCACAGTCCCACTCGCCAATGGTTTGCAGATCCCGATATTTGGACTAG GCACATCTCATGATGGTGGATACTCCCATGATGCCATTGTGTACGCGCTCACTGAGTGTGGTGTGCGCCACCTTGACACAGCAAAGCGCTACGGCTGTGAGGAGATGCTGGGCAAAAGTATCCGAGATAGTGGACTGGCACGAAGTGATCTGTGGCTCACCAACAAACTGTGGCCAGGGGACTACGGATACCAAGATACAAAGAAGGCCTGCATGGACTCCTGCTCAAGGATGGGGGTGGAATATTTCG ATCTGTACTTGATGCACTGGCCGGGAGCGAAGAAACCTTTTAGCTCCAACAGAGAGATGAGAGCCGACACCTGGAGAGCCATGGAAGAGCTTTATAAAGAAG GGGTATGCCGTGCAATTGGGGTGAGTAACTTCATGGTCCACCACCTGGAGCAGTTGAAAGAAGACTGTAGTGAGATACCACATGTTAACCAG GTGGAGTACCATCCTTACCAGCAGACCAATCGGGTAAAAGAGTACTGTCATGAAGAAGGGATTGTCTTTGAAGGCTACAGTCCGCTGGCCAAGGGTCAAGTCTTCAGCGACCCCACCGTCCTCCAGATAGCAGAGAAGTACCGACGCACACCGGCTCAGATCTGCGTCCGCTGGAGTATTCAG AATGGAGTTGTAACAATACCTAAATCCACCAAAAAGAAGAGGATACAAGAAAACTGTCAA GTGTTTGATTTCCAGCTGGAGGAGGGCGACATGGCAGCGATGGGACGATTGCACGATGGAAGACACGTTTCTTGGAATCCAACAAATGTGGAGtaa
- the extl2 gene encoding exostosin-like 2: MRVPRCCMGLRRAYLIWPILLLLLVGAALTALLPPTEDGRGLDVLGVLRRASPQKENPAQGDRGDSAEGEHKFTIVIQTYNRTDILLKLLNHYQAVPHLQRIIIVWNNVREQTPLKLWNSLGPHPVPVVFKEQTTNQMRNRLQSFPEIDTDAVLMLDDDTLVSVPDISFAFSVWKQFSDQIVGFVPRKHVSTPGGVYSYGSFELQDPETAGGDRYSMVLIGAAFFHRRYLQLFQDQPLAVHALVDETQNCDDIAMNFVVAQYLRTHLKSVGRFNKPSGVFVKPVDVRNLEKEASSGYQGMWHRPEHLLQRSYCLNRLSQIYGSMPLCFSNLMVSQFGFPSYANHKSRG; this comes from the exons ATGAG GGTCCCCCGTTGCTGCATGGGTCTGCGACGAGCCTATTTGATCTGGCCAATCTTACTGCTCCTCCTGGTCGGTGCAGCCCTGACGGCTCTGCTCCCCCCCACCGAGGACGGTAGAGGCCTGGACGTCCTGGGAGTGCTACGCCGTGCATCACCGCAAAAGGAGAATCCGGCACAGGGCGACCGTGGCGACAGCGCAGAGGGCGAGCACAAGTTCACCATCGTCATTCAAACGTACAACCGCACGGACATTCTCCTCAAACTGCTCAACCATTACCAGGCGGTGCCTCATCTGCAGCGGATCATCATAGTGTGGAACAACGTGAGGGAGCAGACGCCCCTGAAGCTGTGGAACTCTTTGGGGCCTCATCCCGTCCCTGTGGTCTTTAAGGAGCAGACGACTAATCAAATGCGCAACAGACTTCAATCGTTCCCTGAGATTGACACTGATG CTGTGTTGATGCTGGACGACGACACCCTGGTCAGCGTTCCCGACATCAGTTTTGCTTTCTCAGTCTGGAAG CAATTTTCCGACCAGATTGTTGGCTTTGTTCCACGGAAACACGTCTCAACACCTGGAGGAGTGTACAGTTACGGCAGCTTCGAACTGCAGGATCCAGAAACGGCTGGAGGCGATAG ATACTCCATGGTGCTCATCGGTGCTGCCTTCTTTCACCGCCGCTACCTGCAGCTCTTCCAGGACCAACCTCTAGCCGTGCATGCGCTGGTGGACGAAACACAGAACTGCGACGATATTGCCATGAACTTTGTTGTAGCCCAGTATTTGAGGACACATCTGAAGTCTGTAGGCAGGTTCAACAAACCCTCTGGGGTCTTTGTCAAACCTGTGGACGTTCGCAACCTGGAGAAGGAGGCCAGCAGCGGGTACCAGGGCATGTGGCATCGCCCCGAACACCTTCTCCAGAGGTCCTACTGTCTGAACAGGCTGTCGCAGATCTATGGCTCCATGCCGCTTTGCTTCTCCAACCTGATGGTCTCCCAGTTTGGTTTCCCCAGCTACGCCAACCACAAGagcagaggctga
- the parla gene encoding presenilin-associated rhomboid-like protein A, mitochondrial, producing MAWRGCVMNWTKTQLISGSHGSAARGCRQSLYNQQRCGFRREAKRAETKKGNVSQETNPSPHEAGTPGPPPPPKVPRPGLFTPLMFTVGFTGCSFGVAAILQYETLKSKVQTAKDEEKSEELEKGSQNMAYWHDWWNQLSGFQRQLILLMSMADDFWSGLTEGQRTVTGIIAVNAVVLCLWRIPSMQRSMIKYFTANPASKTRCLPMVLSAFSHYSLIHMVANMYVLWTFSSGVVSLLGKEQFLAVYLSAGVVSNMVSFMCKTASGRLYPSLGASGAVMAVLAAVCAKVPEAKLGIIFLPMVTFTAGSALKGLIAIDAAGLFLGWRLFDHAAHLGGALFGVWYVAYGYKLIWRKREPFVKLWHDMRSLGAGGSRPGGGAGGGAGGPRPQ from the exons ATGGCGTGGAGAGGATGTGTTATGAACTGGACCAAAACACAGCTGATCAGCGGGTCACACGGATCCGCTGCGAGAGGCTGcag ACAGAGTCTCTACAACCAACAGAGGTGTGGATTTCGTCGTGAGGCCAAACgggcagaaacaaaaaaaggcaatGTCAGCCAGGAAACGAATCCTTCTCCACACGAAGCTGGCACCCCAggacccccacctcctccaaagGTCCCCAGGCCGGGCCTCTTCACACCGCTGATGTTCACAGTAGGG TTTACAGGCTGCTCCTTTGGTGTTGCTGCCATTCTGCAATATGAGACGCTGAAGTCCAAAGTTCAGACTGCCAAAGATGAAGAGAAGTCAGAAGAATTGGAGAAG GGGTCCCAGAACATGGCATACTGGCACGACTGGTGGAACCAGTTGTCGGGCTTCCAGCGACAGCTCATCCTCCTGATGTCGATGGCGGACGACTTCTGGAGCGGCCTCACCGAGGGTCAGAGGACTGTTACAG GTATTATTGCCGTGAACGCTGTGGTCCTGTGTTTGTGGCGGATCCCTTCGATGCAAAGAAGCATGATTAAGTACTTCACGGCCAACCCAGCTTCCA aAACTCGCTGCCTTCCCATGGTCCTGTCGGCCTTCAGCCACTACTCCCTTATCCACATGGTGGCCAACATGTATGTGCTGTGGACGTTCTCCTCAGGCGTTGTGTCTCTCTTGGGAAAGGAGCAGTTTCTTGCAGTCTACCTGTCTGCTG gtgtggtTTCCAATATGGTTAGCTTCATGTGTAAAACAGCCTCTGGACGTCTCTATCCATCATTAGGAGCA TCAGGTGCAGTCATGGCGGTCCTGGCTGCAGTCTGTGCAAAGGTGCCAGAGGCCAAACTAGGCATCATCTTCCTCCCGATGGTGACTTTCACAGCAGGAAGT GCTCTGAAAGGGCTCATTGCCATCGATGCAGCAGGGCTTTTTCTGGGATGGCGGCTCTTCGACCACGCAGCTCACCTTGGCGGAGCGCTCTTTGGAGT ATGGTACGTGGCGTACGGATACAAACTAATTTGGAGAAAGAGGGAGCCATTTGTAAAGCTGTGGCATGACATGCGTTCCCTGGGTGCTGGTGGATCCAGGCCTGGAGGGGgggctggtggtggtgctggaggACCCAGACCCCAATAA